A single genomic interval of Anser cygnoides isolate HZ-2024a breed goose chromosome 7, Taihu_goose_T2T_genome, whole genome shotgun sequence harbors:
- the KCNIP2 gene encoding Kv channel-interacting protein 2 isoform X4, whose protein sequence is MGGCWDGFGGVGWGTVPSQYGERGAWGGPRAQLVSGVFTTTRCFWGGRQGQPDMQSVPALAPALRPHSTAFRARGVEMTNSRVPVGSGLRAGPEVPWVHARALPSPGCPKGPRGCRGGEREGRGGSPLPSPALPSPASPGPLLPDQLGLHGGGMSVNGAPWDPQGLQTVGIILLLCSSLKLLHALGIIDLTGGGNPPGQTKKALKQRFLKLLPCCRPKSIPSLSENSVEDEFELSTVCHRPEGLEQLQEQTKFTRKELQVLYRGFKNECPSGIVNEENFKQIYSQFFPQGDSSTYATFLFNAFDTDHDGSVSFEDFVSGLSIILRGTIDDRLNWAFNLYDLNKDGCITKEEMLDIMKSIYDMMGKYTYPAMREEAPREHVENFFQKMDRNKDGVVTIEEFLESCQKDENIMRSMQLFDNVI, encoded by the exons ATGGGAGGGTGTTGGGATGGGTTTGGTGGTGTGGGATGGGGCACAGTACCATCCCAGTACGGTGAGCGGGGAgcttgggggggtccccgtgcaCAGCTTGTCTCTGGGGTCTTTACCACCACACGTTGCTTTTGGGGTGGCAGGCAGGGACAGCCTGACATGCAATCTGTGCCTGCGCTGGCACCCGCTCTGCGGCCCCACAGCACGGCTTTTAGGGCCAGGGGTGTGGAGATGACCAACAGTAGGGTGCCTGTGGGATCTGGGCTCAGAGCTGGCCCTGAAGTCCCTTGGGTCCATGCAcgggctctgccctcccctgggTGCCCCAAGGGACCCAGAGGGTGCCGGGGCGGGGAGAGGGAGGGCCGAGGcggctctcccctcccctcccctgccctgccctctcCTGCCTCACCAGGTCCGCTGCTGCCGGACCAGCTGGGGCTGCACGGCGGGGGGATGTCGGTTAATGGGGCACCCTGGGACCCTCAGGGGCTGCAAACGGTGGGCAtcatcctgctgctctgctccagcctcaAGCTGCTCCACGCCTTGGGCATCATCGACCTGACCGGGGGAG gCAACCCGCCGGGCCAAACTAAAAAAGCGCTGAAGCAGCGATTCCTCAaactgctgccctgctgccggCCCAAATCCATCCCCTCGCTCAGCGAAA ACAGCGTCGAGGATGAGTTTGAGCTCTCCACCGTCTGCCACCGCCccgaggggctggagcagctccaggagcagaCCAAGTTCACCCGCAAGGAGCTGCAGGTCCTGTACCGAGGCTTCAAGAAC GAGTGCCCGAGCGGCATCGTTAACGAAGAGAACTTCAAGCAGATCTACTCACAGTTCTTCCCGCAGGGAG ACTCCAGCACGTACGCCACCTTCCTCTTCAACGCCTTCGACACCGACCACGACGGCTCCGTCAGCTTCGAG GACTTTGTGTCCGGGCTCTCCATCATCCTGCGGGGCACCATCGATGACCGCCTGAACTGGGCCTTCAACCTCTACGACCTGAACAAAGACGGCTGCATCACCAAAGAG GAAATGCTGGACATCATGAAGTCCATCTACGACATGATGGGCAAGTACACCTACCCGGCCATGCGGGAGGAGGCGCCGCGGGAGCACGTGGAGAACTTCTTCCAG AAAATGGACCGAAACAAAGACGGCGTGGTGACGATCGAGGAGTTCCTGGAGTCCTGCCAGAAG GACGAGAACATCATGCGGTCCATGCAGCTCTTCGACAACGTGATCTAG
- the KCNIP2 gene encoding Kv channel-interacting protein 2 isoform X2, which produces MRSKGRKESLSDSRDLDGSYDQLTGNPPGQTKKALKQRFLKLLPCCRPKSIPSLSENSVEDEFELSTVCHRPEGLEQLQEQTKFTRKELQVLYRGFKNECPSGIVNEENFKQIYSQFFPQGDSSTYATFLFNAFDTDHDGSVSFEDFVSGLSIILRGTIDDRLNWAFNLYDLNKDGCITKEEMLDIMKSIYDMMGKYTYPAMREEAPREHVENFFQKMDRNKDGVVTIEEFLESCQKDENIMRSMQLFDNVI; this is translated from the exons gCAACCCGCCGGGCCAAACTAAAAAAGCGCTGAAGCAGCGATTCCTCAaactgctgccctgctgccggCCCAAATCCATCCCCTCGCTCAGCGAAA ACAGCGTCGAGGATGAGTTTGAGCTCTCCACCGTCTGCCACCGCCccgaggggctggagcagctccaggagcagaCCAAGTTCACCCGCAAGGAGCTGCAGGTCCTGTACCGAGGCTTCAAGAAC GAGTGCCCGAGCGGCATCGTTAACGAAGAGAACTTCAAGCAGATCTACTCACAGTTCTTCCCGCAGGGAG ACTCCAGCACGTACGCCACCTTCCTCTTCAACGCCTTCGACACCGACCACGACGGCTCCGTCAGCTTCGAG GACTTTGTGTCCGGGCTCTCCATCATCCTGCGGGGCACCATCGATGACCGCCTGAACTGGGCCTTCAACCTCTACGACCTGAACAAAGACGGCTGCATCACCAAAGAG GAAATGCTGGACATCATGAAGTCCATCTACGACATGATGGGCAAGTACACCTACCCGGCCATGCGGGAGGAGGCGCCGCGGGAGCACGTGGAGAACTTCTTCCAG AAAATGGACCGAAACAAAGACGGCGTGGTGACGATCGAGGAGTTCCTGGAGTCCTGCCAGAAG GACGAGAACATCATGCGGTCCATGCAGCTCTTCGACAACGTGATCTAG